From Streptomyces sp. NBC_01754, a single genomic window includes:
- a CDS encoding EAL domain-containing protein: MSGLAALLSRPAFGRGTGLRSQLLLAVVCAGYAVGAGVGWGSAGLRLFMGDFGLSVAALIAAVSCFVYARRGDSRLRPAWLLFSLSSAMAAGGNAVWGWYEVVLSRDVPSPSLADLFFLCFAPPAIVGLLVLAKRPVNRAGWVCLVLDSWLIGGSLLTLSWSLALAHTAHVANAGGESVARAALSLAYPLLDIVLVSMVLALHFRRVSANRSAVNTAIAGLALTVLCDALFTSPLLRSAYQSGQLLDAGWFAGSLLLAYAPWGAHRGVDNAVRSGRAPRSTSRPIAGSLAALTPYLAAAVCTLGILYSVVDGRRPDRVVIVTGCAVVLALVVRQAIMLLDNIALTHELAQKENHFRSLVQGSSDVIMIAEPSGVLRYVSPAAAGVYGRAAEDLVGTELSSVIHPDDLGPFVHEARRFLAAPPREEPTTRIECRFRSGTGDWLHVESTVNRHQGGLLLNSRDVTERVRLQEQLQHNAEHDPLTDLPNRALFTARVAQALGGRRSGDLGAAVLFIDLDGFKAVNDSIGHQAGDELLVQAAGRLQDSVRAWDTAARLGGDEFAALIVGDGSHDQAARECQVHEIADRLRLTLSQPYRIGGGEVRVAASIGVAFAEPGITPKDLMRNADLAMYRAKAGGKDRVELYAPQMQAEVVRRSELAARVRTALRDGEFTLLHQPVVHLASGTVAAVAAQARWRSAQGILTPAEFLRVAGDGDRAAELGSWLLEEAVERAADRARAGHPTAVSVRVPAGRILDRALPFGSVEALLTRHGLSSSALMIEVADNDPRIPFDELEQRLVALRRLGVRIALDGFGNGYAAVNALRRLPVDVLKLDRNLVEGVVESARLNKITSGLLRIACDLGMQSVADGVDGPEQVRALRAMGCTHGQGMAFSGPVDEYRLRRTLVRGRFPVAGGGPVAQPVLAGGWIPLQGRSHDETTVPPT; this comes from the coding sequence GTGAGCGGCCTCGCGGCCCTGCTCTCCCGGCCGGCCTTCGGCCGCGGTACGGGCCTGCGCTCGCAGCTCCTCCTCGCCGTCGTCTGCGCCGGATACGCGGTGGGTGCCGGGGTCGGCTGGGGATCCGCGGGGCTGCGGCTCTTCATGGGTGACTTCGGCCTCAGCGTCGCCGCCCTGATCGCCGCGGTCTCCTGCTTCGTCTACGCCCGCAGGGGCGACAGCCGGCTCCGGCCCGCCTGGCTGCTCTTCTCGCTCTCCTCCGCGATGGCCGCCGGCGGCAACGCGGTCTGGGGGTGGTACGAGGTGGTGCTGAGCCGTGACGTCCCCTCCCCGTCCCTCGCCGACCTCTTCTTCCTCTGCTTCGCGCCTCCGGCGATCGTCGGCCTCCTCGTCCTCGCGAAACGTCCCGTCAACCGGGCCGGCTGGGTCTGCCTGGTGCTGGACTCCTGGCTGATCGGGGGGTCGCTGCTGACGCTCTCCTGGAGCCTCGCGCTCGCACACACCGCCCATGTGGCCAACGCCGGCGGGGAGAGCGTCGCCAGAGCGGCGCTCTCGCTGGCCTACCCGCTGCTCGACATCGTGCTGGTCTCCATGGTGCTGGCGCTGCACTTCCGGCGCGTCAGCGCGAACCGCTCGGCGGTGAACACCGCCATCGCCGGGCTCGCCCTGACCGTGCTGTGCGACGCCCTGTTCACCTCGCCGCTGCTGCGCTCGGCCTACCAGTCCGGCCAACTGCTGGACGCGGGCTGGTTCGCCGGGTCGCTGCTCCTCGCGTACGCCCCCTGGGGCGCCCACCGCGGCGTGGACAACGCCGTCCGGTCCGGCCGCGCGCCCAGGAGCACGAGCCGCCCGATCGCCGGATCCCTGGCCGCCCTCACGCCGTACCTGGCGGCAGCCGTCTGCACCCTCGGCATCCTCTACAGCGTGGTCGACGGGCGCCGGCCCGACCGGGTCGTGATCGTCACCGGCTGCGCGGTCGTGCTCGCCCTCGTCGTCCGCCAGGCGATCATGCTCCTGGACAACATCGCCCTCACCCATGAGCTGGCCCAGAAGGAGAACCACTTCCGCTCCCTGGTGCAGGGCTCCAGCGACGTCATCATGATCGCCGAACCCAGCGGCGTGCTGCGCTACGTCAGCCCCGCCGCCGCCGGCGTCTACGGCCGGGCGGCCGAGGACCTCGTGGGCACGGAGCTCTCCTCGGTCATCCACCCCGACGACCTCGGCCCCTTCGTCCACGAGGCGCGCAGATTCCTCGCCGCCCCTCCCCGCGAGGAGCCCACCACCCGGATCGAGTGCCGCTTCAGGTCGGGCACCGGTGACTGGCTCCACGTCGAGTCCACCGTCAACCGCCACCAGGGCGGACTGCTGCTCAACAGCCGGGACGTCACCGAACGGGTCAGGCTGCAGGAGCAGTTGCAGCACAACGCCGAGCACGACCCGCTCACCGACCTGCCCAACCGCGCCCTGTTCACCGCCAGGGTGGCCCAGGCCCTCGGCGGCCGGCGCTCCGGCGACCTGGGCGCCGCGGTGCTCTTCATCGACCTCGACGGCTTCAAGGCGGTCAACGACAGCATCGGCCACCAGGCGGGCGACGAGCTGCTCGTCCAGGCCGCCGGCCGGCTCCAGGACTCGGTGCGCGCCTGGGACACCGCCGCACGCCTGGGCGGTGACGAGTTCGCGGCGCTCATCGTCGGCGACGGCTCCCACGACCAGGCCGCCCGGGAGTGCCAGGTCCACGAGATCGCCGACCGGCTGCGCCTCACGCTCTCCCAGCCGTACCGGATCGGCGGCGGCGAGGTCCGGGTCGCCGCCTCCATCGGCGTCGCCTTCGCCGAGCCCGGCATCACCCCCAAGGACCTCATGCGCAACGCCGACCTGGCGATGTACCGCGCCAAGGCGGGCGGCAAGGACCGGGTGGAGCTGTACGCCCCCCAGATGCAGGCCGAGGTCGTCCGCCGCTCCGAGCTGGCGGCCAGGGTGCGCACGGCCCTGCGGGACGGTGAGTTCACCCTGCTGCACCAGCCGGTCGTCCACCTGGCCAGCGGTACGGTCGCGGCCGTCGCCGCGCAGGCCCGCTGGCGCTCCGCCCAGGGCATCCTCACCCCCGCAGAGTTCCTCCGGGTGGCGGGGGACGGCGACCGAGCCGCCGAGCTGGGCAGCTGGCTGCTGGAGGAGGCCGTCGAGCGGGCGGCCGACCGGGCCAGGGCCGGCCACCCGACCGCCGTCTCGGTGCGGGTGCCGGCCGGTCGGATCCTGGACCGGGCACTGCCCTTCGGCTCGGTCGAGGCCCTCCTCACCCGGCACGGACTGTCCTCCAGCGCGTTGATGATCGAAGTCGCCGACAACGACCCACGGATCCCGTTCGACGAGCTGGAGCAGCGGCTGGTCGCCCTGCGCAGACTCGGCGTACGGATCGCGCTCGACGGCTTCGGCAACGGCTACGCCGCGGTCAACGCCCTGCGCCGGCTCCCCGTCGACGTGCTCAAACTGGACCGGAACCTGGTCGAGGGAGTGGTGGAGTCGGCGCGGCTGAACAAGATCACCAGCGGGCTGCTGCGGATCGCCTGCGACCTCGGTATGCAGTCCGTCGCCGACGGGGTCGACGGGCCGGAGCAGGTCCGTGCGCTGCGGGCCATGGGGTGCACGCACGGCCAGGGGATGGCGTTCTCCGGGCCGGTGGACGAGTACCGGCTGCGGCGCACCCTGGTGCGGGGGAGATTCCCGGTCGCGGGCGGTGGGCCGGTGGCGCAGCCCGTGCTGGCGGGCGGCTGGATCCCGCTCCAAGGCCGCTCACATGATGAGACGACCGTCCCACCCACTTGA
- a CDS encoding acetolactate synthase large subunit, with protein sequence MPMTEQATGAPHPQPRARNGGPSSASVESLTGAQSLIRSLEEVGADTVFGLPGGCILPAYDPLMDSTRVRHILVRHEQGAGHAATGYAQATGKVGVCMVTSGPGATNLVTPIADAAMDSVPLVAITGQVASGAIGTDAFQEADICGITMPITKHNFLVTRAEDIAHTIAEAFHIASTGRPGPVLVDIAKDALQAKTSFSWPPAMDLPGYRPVTKPHAKQIREAAKLITQAQRPVLYVGGGVLKSGATAELKVLAELTGAPVTTTLMALGSFPDSHPQHVGMPGMHGSVTAVTALQKADLIVALGARFDDRVTGKLDSFAPYAKIVHADIDPAEIGKNRAADVPIVGDAREVIADLVQAVQAEHTEGRTGDYSAWWRDLDRWRETYPLGYDLPEDGSLSPQQVIQRIGQLAPEGTIFAAGVGQHQMWASHFIDYEQPATWLNSGGAGTMGYAVPAAMGAKAGMPDRTVWAIDGDGCFQMTNQELTTCALNNIPIKVAVINNGALGMVRQWQTLFYNQRYSNTVLHSGPDTDGTPAKGTRVPDFVKLSEAMGCHAIRCEDPADMDKVIAEANAINDRPVVIDFIVHEDAMVWPMVAAGTSNDEVMAARGVRPDFGDNEDD encoded by the coding sequence ATGCCGATGACCGAGCAGGCCACCGGGGCCCCGCACCCGCAGCCGCGGGCCCGTAACGGCGGACCGTCCTCCGCCTCCGTCGAGTCCCTCACGGGCGCGCAGTCCCTCATCCGTTCTCTCGAGGAAGTCGGGGCCGACACCGTATTCGGCCTCCCCGGCGGTTGCATCCTGCCGGCGTACGACCCGCTGATGGACTCCACCCGGGTCCGGCACATCCTGGTCCGCCACGAGCAGGGCGCCGGGCACGCCGCCACCGGCTACGCGCAGGCCACCGGCAAGGTCGGTGTGTGCATGGTCACCTCGGGGCCGGGCGCCACCAACCTGGTCACCCCGATCGCCGACGCCGCCATGGACTCCGTGCCCCTGGTCGCGATCACCGGTCAGGTGGCCTCCGGCGCCATCGGTACGGACGCCTTCCAGGAGGCGGACATCTGCGGCATCACCATGCCGATCACGAAGCACAACTTCCTGGTCACCCGCGCGGAGGACATCGCCCACACCATCGCCGAGGCCTTCCACATCGCCTCCACCGGCCGCCCGGGACCGGTCCTCGTCGACATCGCCAAGGACGCGCTCCAGGCGAAGACCTCCTTCAGCTGGCCGCCGGCCATGGACCTGCCCGGCTACCGCCCGGTCACCAAGCCGCACGCCAAGCAGATCCGCGAGGCCGCCAAACTCATCACCCAGGCCCAGCGCCCGGTGCTGTACGTCGGCGGCGGTGTCCTCAAGTCCGGTGCCACCGCCGAGCTCAAGGTGCTCGCCGAGCTGACCGGAGCGCCCGTCACCACCACGCTGATGGCGCTCGGCTCCTTCCCCGACAGCCATCCGCAGCACGTGGGGATGCCCGGGATGCACGGTTCGGTCACCGCCGTCACCGCGCTCCAGAAGGCCGACCTGATCGTCGCGCTCGGGGCCAGGTTCGACGACCGCGTCACCGGCAAGCTGGACAGCTTCGCCCCGTACGCCAAGATCGTCCACGCCGACATCGACCCGGCCGAGATCGGCAAGAACCGCGCCGCCGACGTGCCGATCGTCGGTGACGCCCGCGAGGTCATCGCCGACCTCGTCCAGGCCGTCCAGGCCGAGCACACCGAGGGACGCACCGGTGACTACAGCGCCTGGTGGAGGGACCTCGACCGCTGGCGCGAGACCTACCCGCTCGGCTACGACCTGCCCGAGGACGGCAGCCTCTCCCCGCAGCAGGTCATCCAGCGCATCGGCCAGCTCGCCCCCGAGGGGACCATCTTCGCGGCGGGCGTCGGCCAGCACCAGATGTGGGCCTCCCACTTCATCGACTACGAGCAGCCCGCCACCTGGCTCAACTCCGGCGGCGCCGGGACGATGGGCTACGCGGTCCCGGCCGCGATGGGCGCCAAGGCCGGCATGCCGGACCGCACGGTCTGGGCGATCGACGGTGACGGCTGCTTCCAGATGACCAACCAGGAACTCACCACCTGCGCCCTCAACAACATCCCGATCAAGGTCGCCGTGATCAACAACGGCGCCCTCGGGATGGTCCGCCAGTGGCAGACCCTCTTCTACAACCAGCGGTACTCCAACACCGTGCTGCACTCCGGCCCGGACACGGACGGCACCCCCGCCAAGGGCACCCGGGTCCCCGACTTCGTCAAGCTGTCCGAGGCCATGGGCTGCCACGCGATCCGCTGCGAGGACCCCGCCGACATGGACAAGGTCATCGCCGAGGCCAACGCGATCAACGACCGCCCGGTCGTCATCGACTTCATCGTCCACGAGGACGCCATGGTGTGGCCGATGGTCGCGGCCGGCACCTCCAACGACGAGGTCATGGCCGCCCGCGGCGTCCGCCCCGACTTCGGCGACAACGAAGACGACTGA
- the ilvN gene encoding acetolactate synthase small subunit: MSTKHTLSVLVENKPGVLARITALFSRRGFNIDSLAVGTTEHPDISRITIVVNVEGLPLEQVTKQLNKLVNVLKIVELEPAAAIQRELVLVKVRADNETRSQIVEIVQLFRAKTVDVSPEAVTIEATGGADKLEAMLKMLEPFGIKELVQSGTIAIGRGARSITDRSLRALDRSA, encoded by the coding sequence ATGTCCACCAAGCACACGCTCTCCGTCCTGGTCGAGAACAAGCCGGGTGTCCTCGCCCGGATCACCGCCCTGTTCTCCCGGCGCGGGTTCAACATCGACTCGCTCGCCGTCGGTACCACCGAACATCCCGACATCTCCCGCATCACCATCGTGGTGAATGTCGAGGGCCTGCCCCTGGAGCAGGTGACCAAGCAGCTCAACAAGCTGGTCAACGTCCTGAAGATCGTCGAACTCGAGCCGGCCGCTGCGATCCAGCGGGAGCTCGTCCTGGTGAAGGTCCGCGCGGACAACGAGACCCGATCCCAGATCGTCGAGATCGTCCAGCTGTTCCGTGCCAAGACCGTGGACGTCTCCCCGGAGGCGGTCACGATCGAGGCGACGGGGGGCGCCGACAAGCTGGAGGCCATGCTCAAGATGCTCGAACCCTTCGGCATCAAGGAGCTCGTCCAGTCCGGCACCATCGCCATAGGGCGCGGCGCGCGCTCGATCACCGATCGTTCCCTGCGCGCGCTCGACCGCTCGGCGTAG
- the ilvC gene encoding ketol-acid reductoisomerase produces the protein MAELFYDDDADLSIIQGRKVAILGYGSQGHAHALSLRDSGVDVRVGLHEGSKSKAKAEEQGLRVVTPAEASAEADVIMILVPDPIQAQVYEESVKDNLKAGDALFFGHGLNIRFDFIKPPADVDVCMVAPKGPGHLVRRQYEEGRGVPCIVAVEQDASGKGLELALSYAKGIGGTRAGVIKTTFTEETETDLFGEQAVLCGGAAALVKAGFETLTEAGYQPEIAYFECLHELKLIVDLMYEGGLEKMRWSISETAEWGDYITGPRIITDATKAEMKKILGEIQDGTFAKNWMAEYHNGLPKYNEYKKADADHLLETTGKELRKLMSWVNDEDA, from the coding sequence GTGGCCGAGCTGTTCTACGACGACGATGCCGACCTGTCCATCATCCAGGGCCGCAAGGTCGCGATCCTCGGATACGGCAGCCAGGGCCACGCCCACGCGCTGTCGCTGCGTGACTCGGGTGTCGACGTCCGTGTCGGTCTGCACGAGGGCTCGAAGTCCAAGGCCAAGGCCGAGGAGCAGGGCCTGCGCGTGGTGACCCCGGCCGAGGCCTCCGCCGAGGCCGACGTCATCATGATCCTCGTCCCGGACCCGATCCAGGCCCAGGTCTACGAGGAGTCGGTCAAGGACAACCTCAAGGCCGGCGACGCGCTGTTCTTCGGTCACGGCCTGAACATCCGCTTCGACTTCATCAAGCCGCCGGCCGACGTCGACGTCTGCATGGTGGCCCCGAAGGGCCCCGGCCACCTGGTGCGCCGTCAGTACGAGGAGGGCCGCGGCGTCCCCTGCATCGTGGCCGTCGAGCAGGACGCCTCGGGCAAGGGCCTGGAGCTCGCCCTGAGCTACGCGAAGGGCATCGGCGGCACCCGCGCCGGCGTCATCAAGACGACCTTCACCGAGGAGACCGAGACCGACCTGTTCGGTGAGCAGGCCGTCCTCTGCGGCGGTGCGGCCGCCCTGGTCAAGGCCGGTTTCGAGACGCTGACCGAGGCCGGGTACCAGCCGGAGATCGCCTACTTCGAGTGCCTGCACGAGCTGAAGCTCATCGTGGACCTCATGTACGAGGGCGGCCTGGAGAAGATGCGCTGGTCCATCTCGGAGACCGCCGAGTGGGGCGACTACATCACCGGCCCCCGCATCATCACGGACGCCACCAAGGCCGAGATGAAGAAGATCCTCGGCGAGATCCAGGACGGCACCTTCGCCAAGAACTGGATGGCGGAGTACCACAACGGCCTGCCCAAGTACAACGAGTACAAGAAGGCCGACGCCGACCACCTGCTGGAGACCACCGGCAAGGAGCTGCGCAAGCTCATGAGCTGGGTCAACGACGAGGACGCCTAG
- the serA gene encoding phosphoglycerate dehydrogenase: protein MSSKPVVLIAEELSPATVDALGPDFEIRHCDGADRAELLPAIVDVDAILVRSATKVDAEAIGAAKKLKVVARAGVGLDNVDVSAATKAGVMVVNAPTSNIVTAAELACGLLVATARHIPQADTALKRGEWKRSKYTGVELNEKVLGVVGLGRIGVLVAQRMSAFGMKIVAYDPYVQPARAAQMGVKLLTLDELLEVADFITVHLPKTPETLGLIGDEALHKVKPSVRIVNAARGGIVDEEALASALKEGRVAGAGLDVYAKEPCTDSPLFQFDQVICTPHLGASTDEAQEKAGIAVAKSVRLALAGELVPDAVNVQGGVIAEDVRPGLPLAEKLGRIFTALSGEVAARLDVEVYGEITQHDVKVLELSALKGVFEDIVDETVSYVNAPLFAQERGVEVRLTTSSESPEHRNVVTVRGTLSNGEEVAVSGTLAGPKHLQKIVAIGEHDVDLALADHMVVLRYEDRPGVVGAVGKILGESGLNIAGMQVSRRDAGGEALVVLTVDDTIPQSVLSEISEEIGATSARSVNLTD, encoded by the coding sequence GTGAGCTCGAAACCTGTCGTACTCATCGCCGAAGAGCTGTCGCCCGCCACGGTCGACGCTCTGGGTCCGGACTTCGAGATCCGGCACTGCGACGGCGCGGACCGCGCCGAACTCCTCCCCGCGATCGTGGACGTCGACGCGATCCTGGTGCGCTCCGCGACCAAGGTCGACGCGGAGGCCATCGGCGCCGCGAAGAAGCTGAAGGTCGTCGCCCGCGCCGGTGTCGGTCTGGACAACGTGGACGTCTCCGCGGCCACCAAGGCCGGCGTGATGGTCGTCAACGCGCCGACGTCCAACATCGTCACCGCCGCCGAGCTGGCGTGCGGTCTGCTGGTGGCCACCGCGCGCCACATCCCGCAGGCCGACACCGCGCTGAAGAGGGGCGAGTGGAAGCGGTCCAAGTACACGGGTGTCGAGCTCAACGAGAAGGTCCTCGGCGTCGTCGGCCTCGGCCGCATCGGGGTGCTGGTCGCCCAGCGCATGTCGGCCTTCGGCATGAAGATCGTGGCGTACGACCCCTACGTCCAGCCCGCGCGCGCCGCGCAGATGGGCGTCAAGCTCCTCACGCTGGACGAGCTGCTGGAGGTCGCCGACTTCATCACGGTGCACCTGCCCAAGACCCCGGAGACGCTCGGCCTGATCGGTGACGAGGCGCTGCACAAGGTGAAGCCCTCCGTGCGGATCGTCAACGCCGCGCGCGGCGGCATCGTCGACGAGGAGGCGCTGGCCTCCGCCCTCAAGGAGGGCCGGGTCGCCGGTGCCGGCCTCGACGTGTACGCGAAGGAGCCCTGCACGGACTCCCCGCTGTTCCAGTTCGACCAGGTCATCTGCACCCCGCACCTGGGCGCCTCCACCGACGAGGCGCAGGAGAAGGCCGGTATCGCGGTCGCCAAGTCCGTCCGCCTGGCTCTCGCCGGTGAGCTCGTGCCGGACGCGGTCAACGTCCAGGGCGGCGTCATCGCCGAGGACGTGCGTCCCGGACTGCCGCTAGCGGAGAAGCTCGGCCGGATCTTCACCGCGCTCTCCGGCGAGGTCGCGGCCCGGCTCGACGTCGAGGTCTACGGCGAGATCACCCAGCACGATGTGAAGGTGCTCGAACTCTCCGCGCTCAAGGGCGTCTTCGAGGACATCGTCGACGAGACGGTGTCCTACGTCAACGCGCCCCTGTTCGCCCAGGAGCGAGGTGTCGAGGTCCGCCTCACCACCAGCTCCGAGTCGCCCGAGCACCGCAACGTGGTGACCGTCCGCGGCACCCTGTCCAACGGCGAGGAGGTCGCGGTCTCCGGCACGCTGGCCGGCCCCAAGCACCTCCAGAAGATCGTCGCGATCGGTGAGCACGACGTGGACCTCGCGCTCGCCGACCACATGGTCGTCCTGCGCTACGAGGACCGTCCCGGTGTCGTCGGCGCGGTCGGCAAGATCCTCGGCGAGTCCGGGCTGAACATCGCGGGTATGCAGGTCTCCCGCCGGGACGCGGGCGGCGAGGCGCTGGTCGTCCTCACCGTCGACGACACCATCCCGCAGTCGGTGCTGAGCGAGATCTCCGAGGAGATCGGCGCGACGTCGGCCCGCTCGGTCAACCTCACGGACTGA
- a CDS encoding ATP-grasp domain-containing protein has product MSEHVLIFGNGYDIPGRMRARGDALGHAVTTSVLCRPEHLAKLEETLGHARILAVGVDAPVEHWIELARAVHALEPVTRIGTFGDQCQEIAARAGRALGVPTHDPETVRVVFDKYAMRGRLAAAGVESVPSAEVRTPEELRAFAAAHGYPCVVKPRRGTASTGVSVVGTAQEAEAAFARAHGTDEPVDVVAEQFLTGDQYSVEAFSELGEHVVVAVTRKYSDPMSLVELGHVMPAPLAPDRRVEIQAYVTAALDALGVESGPTHTEIVLTGSGPRIIETHLRVGGDEIWNMVTDATGVDLVEYQLRQCVGEKVLPDLREALLNPARAPRAEAIWFAGAPATGTLVEITGAEGPQAEGVQLELSGTAGRTLGGLQSSDSRLAHARAHADTAEQALALAREAIGRLAFVTKVRADPLDLL; this is encoded by the coding sequence ATGTCAGAACACGTCCTGATCTTCGGCAACGGATACGACATCCCCGGCCGGATGCGCGCCCGCGGCGACGCGCTCGGCCACGCCGTCACCACCAGCGTCCTGTGCCGGCCGGAACATCTGGCCAAGCTGGAGGAGACCCTCGGGCACGCCCGAATCCTCGCGGTCGGCGTGGACGCGCCCGTCGAGCACTGGATCGAACTCGCCCGCGCCGTTCACGCCCTCGAACCGGTCACCCGGATCGGAACCTTCGGCGACCAGTGCCAGGAGATCGCCGCCCGGGCGGGCCGGGCGCTGGGTGTGCCCACGCACGATCCGGAGACCGTCCGGGTGGTCTTCGACAAGTACGCCATGCGTGGGCGGCTGGCCGCGGCCGGCGTGGAGAGCGTGCCGTCCGCCGAGGTTCGGACTCCCGAGGAGCTGCGCGCCTTCGCCGCGGCCCACGGCTATCCGTGTGTGGTCAAACCCCGCCGGGGCACGGCCAGCACGGGCGTCTCGGTGGTCGGCACCGCCCAGGAGGCGGAGGCGGCCTTCGCCCGGGCGCACGGTACGGACGAGCCGGTCGACGTCGTGGCGGAGCAGTTCCTCACCGGCGACCAGTACAGCGTGGAGGCGTTCTCCGAGCTGGGCGAGCACGTGGTCGTCGCGGTCACCCGCAAGTACTCCGACCCCATGAGCCTCGTGGAGCTCGGCCACGTCATGCCCGCCCCGCTCGCGCCGGATCGGCGGGTGGAGATCCAGGCCTACGTCACCGCGGCGTTGGACGCACTCGGCGTGGAGTCCGGGCCGACGCACACCGAGATCGTGCTCACCGGGTCCGGGCCTCGGATCATCGAGACCCACCTGCGGGTCGGCGGCGACGAGATCTGGAACATGGTCACCGACGCGACGGGCGTGGACCTGGTCGAGTACCAACTGCGCCAGTGCGTCGGCGAGAAGGTGCTGCCGGACCTACGGGAGGCGCTCCTGAATCCGGCGCGCGCCCCACGCGCCGAGGCGATCTGGTTCGCGGGCGCGCCCGCGACCGGCACACTCGTCGAGATCACCGGCGCCGAGGGGCCGCAGGCCGAGGGCGTTCAGCTGGAGCTGTCGGGGACGGCGGGGCGCACGCTGGGCGGCCTCCAGAGCTCCGACTCCCGGCTGGCGCACGCCCGGGCCCACGCCGACACCGCGGAGCAGGCACTGGCCCTGGCCCGGGAGGCGATCGGCCGCCTCGCGTTCGTCACCAAGGTCCGCGCCGATCCCCTGGACCTGCTGTGA